Genomic DNA from Luteolibacter arcticus:
GGTGGACACTTTCCGGACGACCGATCAGCACGGCCACGCAGTTGATGTCATAGCCTTCGAAACGGCGGCCCAGTTCCTCGGTGGCGAGGCGCTGGATCTCTTCGCGGTGGGTCAGCAGGTCGAGCATGTTGCTGCTCTGCGCGACGTCGCGGAAGTAAGCGGTCAGGATCGGGTCGAGGGTCTGGCTGATCAGGCGGTTCACGTCACCGAAGCGCTGCACCACGCGCGGTGCCTTCTGGTAGTCGATGTGGAGCACCAGGCTGAGAGGCAAGGTCGGCTCATAGCCGTCCGCGGTGATGATCGGGATGCTGGTGAGGTGTTCATCGTACCTGTGGTTCTCCGTCTGCCCGCTGATCCAGCGAAGTACGAAGTTCACAGTAGGTACCAGCTCCACCTTCAGCGCGTAGGGATTGAGCGCATACTTGCCGGGAGTGAGCGCTTGCTTCCACACCCCGCGGCGGCCGCTTTCGACCTGCTCGCCGTAGCGGAAGTTCGCACCGGTCACGTCCGTTCCGTCCCCACCGAAATAGCCGATGACCACGCCGACGTAGCCGATGGGAATCAGCGTCTTCGGCTTCAGCTCGACCGTGGCGAACCAGCGGTTGATGAAGTAGGTGCCGTCCGTCAGCACCTGGAGCTGCTTGCCGCGGCGGCCACCGAGCTTCAGGAAGGTCTCCGGATCCTGGAAATAGTTGTGACCGGAGCCGCCTTGCGTATCGCGGACTTCCGGGGCGATCACGTCGCCGGCCTCCAGTGAGGGACCATCGTGGATGGTGACCACGCCGACATTGTCCGACTCGGCGAGACCTCCGGGTTTCGGAGGCTCCGAGGACTGCTTGCCCTTGGGATTGCCGACGATCACCGGGATGAAGCCGTTCTGCTCCTGAAGCTCCTCGCGCCAGAATTGGGCCATGCGGTTCTCCTCGGTCGAGATCGGGCCGGTGTGCACGCCCATCTCGGTGATCACCATGAAGACCGCGGTATTGATGGCATACACGCCCTCACGCAGGATGCCGCGCTGGCGACCACGCTGGCCGCCATTCTGCAGGAAGCCGACGGCGTCCTGGAAGCCATTGCAATCGGCGAAGTGGCCCAGCGTCTGCACCGGCTGCAAGGGATGGCCATCCCGCGCATAGACGTAGCCGATGCGGCCCTCCGCGACGGTCACCAGCGGGACCTTGTGGATCGTGAATTTCCAGAACGGGTAGCCGAAGTAGAGGCCCCCACGCAGGACCTTGGCCTGGAAGCCGGCCTCGCCATTGAGGGCGATGATCCGGCCCTCTGTTAGAGAGCCGCTGGCGGACCAGAGTTTCTCGATGATCCCAACCCGGCGGTGCGGTATATAGCGCACGCCGAGGAAGAGATAGACGGCCACCGCGAGCGCAAGCAATGCAGCCACGGTGACTCCCACGCTGAACAGTAAGTCAGCAATCATGTTGTTCTCCTTTTCTTTCTTTTCGAGACCGGTCCCGCCGCCTGCGGGAGGCGGGGGCCGGATGTTTGTTGTCTGGGACTGGCGAAGCGGCGGCGGCTCCGGCGTGCCCCTTGTTTCAGGAGAGACAACCGAACGATCCGCGCCCCGCGGTGATGCCTACGAGGTTAGCTGTCGGGCTGGAGCCACCACGTGCTCCCGGTGCCGCAGGCACCGCTTGCCCCAAAGACCTCCCCGCAGGAAATAGCCCTGCGACAGTCGGTCGGGATTGGTTCCCCCGCTGCTCCGGACCACACGTCCGGTGCACTCGGCTGACGGTATCGTTCTCAAAGAACTCGGGATCGTTCTAACCGTTTCCGCGGCGGTTTCAATGCAGGCGTTTGTAACCGGCCGCAGGATCTGAAAGGCTGGCCGAAATGAATTGGCCGTCGTTCCTGCCGAAGCCTCGCTTGCTCGTCGCCGCAGCGGCCTCCCTCACGGGATCGCTGCCCATCATCGGTTGGATCGGCGGTGCTTTCTTCTGGCCGCTCGATCTCTTCAATCATTTCCAAGTCCAATACGCGCTGGTGCTGCTATTGACGACGGTCGTCTTGCTCTGCCTCAAGTCACGTCGCGCCGCGATCATGAGCGCGGCGCTGCTGCTCGTTCCGCTTGCGCGCATCGTTCCATCGCATGTCGCGCCGGACTCAAAGAAGCCCGTCGGTGTGCCGGTGCGGGTGGCCTCCTTCAATGTGTTCGTTTCGAACGACCGCTACGATGACACCTTGAATTGGGTGAGGGAGGCGGCACCGGATTTCATCTACTTCACCGAAACGACGGAAATCTGGGCGAACGAACTGGAGCGACTCGGCGATGTTTATCCTCACTCGATCGAGGAGGGCACAGGTTTCGCCTTCTACTCGAAGCTGCCGATCACCAGCCACGAAATCATCCGCTGCAGCGACATCGAGTTTCCTCTGCTGGTTGCGCGGATCACGACTCCGAATGGTGAGGTCACGGTATTCGCCGTCCATCCCCTGCCCCCGGTCACCCGGCATTGGTCGGAGGCGCTCGACGAGATGATGGCCGTCCTCGCCCGCGAAGTCAGCAGGAGCTCCGGCCCCGTGATTGTTGCCGGTGATTTCAACACCACCCGGTGGAGCCACAAATCCGCGCCACTTCAAAAGGTGGGGCTGAAGGACGCCTCGCATGGAAAAGCACCCGGAGCTACCTGGATGCGGAGCAATTCCCTCATCTCCATCCCCATCGACCGCTTGCTGTTCCGCGGCGAGGGGATGCACTGCAGTCGTTTTGAAATCGGCCCGGAGCTTGGATCGGATCATCGACCGCTGATCTCGGAGTTTGCTTGGTAATTTGGAGACAGATCCGGATTGAGTGGAGTTACTTCTTCTGACATGGCCGACGCAATCAAGTGGCGCACACGCCTCCTCCCCAAGCCGCTGCCGTTCATCGCACGGCTCGCAGCGCTCGCCGGATGTTTTCCGATTCTCGGTTTCTTCGGAGGGATTCACTGGAAGATGGATCTCTTCAACCACTTCCAGGTCCAGTACGCGGTGTTCATCGCGCTCGCGGTGATCGTGCTTCTCGCTGTGAAATCGTTCCGGCTCGCTGCCTTTGCTGCCGTGTTTCTCGTGGTGCCAGCCGTGCGGCTTGCCCCGTGCTTTTTCGGAACCGCGGGAAAGCCCATCGGCACGCCGCTACGAGTAGCCACCTTCAATGTCCTCACTTCTAACATGCGCTACGACGACGCGGTGAAGTGGGTGCAGAATACGGACCCCGACGTGGTCTTCCTGCCTGAAGTGGACGCAGTGTGGGCGGAGGCCCTGCGTCCATTGCTGGCGAGTCATCCGCATTCGATTGATCACCTCGTCGAGGGCAACTTCGGCTTCGCGCTCTACTCGAAGCTTCCGATTGTTTCTCGGGAGATCATCCCGTGCGGGCAGATGGAGCTCCCCTTGCTCAAGGTGCGGCTTTCCGGGCCCAAGGAGGAATTCATCTTCTACGGCGCTCACCCGGTGCCACCCACGACGGAGTTCTGGTCCAACGAGCGGAATGCCTTCCTGCACACCCTCGCGGATCAAGTATCGAAGGAAACGCTGCCGGTCATTGCCACGGGTGACTTCAACGCCACGCGTTGGAGCCACGGCATGAAGCCGCTGTGGAATGCCGGCTTGCTCGACAGTGCCAACGGCCACGGCGCGGGAAGCACCTGGATGCGCGGCAGCCTGCTATTTGCCGTCCCGATCGATCACGTGCTGTTCCGCGCGCCCGGGGCCGTTTGCACGAAGCGCTGGATCGGCCCGGACCTGGGCTCGGATCACCGAGCAGTGGTCGCGGAGATCGCGTGGTGAATGGTTAGGCCGACTCCGAGTCCGCCTGATAGAGACGCTCGGCGGCACGGCGGGCATCCGCGCCCTTCGGCAAGCACTCGGCTCCCAACGGCAATGGCAGCCCCAACTCGCGGACCTTCCGGAAGACCTCGCTGTAACGGATCTCGCCGGTGCCGGGCTCATTGCGCGCCGGAGAATCGGCGAATTGGACGTAGCCGATCCATTCCTTCCCCTTCTCCAGATTGTCGATGAGGTTGCCCTCGTAGCGCTGCATGTGGAAGAGGTCCCAGTTCAACTTCACCCATGGCGAACCCACCGCCTCGCAGATGGCGATGCCATCGGCGCTGCCGTAGAGGCAATGGCCGGGGTGATTGTAGGGATTCATCGGCTCAAGGATGATCATCTTCCGCTTCGCCTCCAGGACTGGCACCGCCGCGCGGAGCTTCTCGATGACCGAGGCATGCATCTGCTCCTTCGTCAGCCCCGGGATGTCGTCGCCGCCGACCACGCAAAAGCGGTCGCAGCCGGGAAGCAACTCCGCAGCATCGCAAGCAGCCGCGATCTCGGCAGCGAAGTCCTCCTTCGGGAAATTCGGATCGTTGATCTGCTGACCGAAGCCCCATGCGGTGAATTGCGTGGCGATCATGCCATGCCTCTTCAGGACTCCCGCACCGGCCGCGAGATCCTTGTCGCGCCACGACCACAGCTCGATCGCGGGAAAGCCGAGTGCTGCGGCTTGCTCGATGCGCTCCGCGAAGGAGCCCTCGAACCACATCTCAATATTGACGGCGATCGGAGTGTGCGGCGTGCGTCCGGGAAGGTCAGTCATGCGCGCGGAGGAAAGCGCAAAGCCCGGACGTTGGCACGCGGGATTTTGCCCCAGCCGGGACGATCCCAGCGGCCCCGCCCCAAAGTGTAAGTAGTCCCGGCTTCAGCCGGACACGCTGGGAATGCAGGCGCTGCAAGCGGAGTCCTCCAGCTAACTTGAAAGGATCAAAAAAGCCAGCACCTCACACCACAGTCTGATCATCCGAACCAGCGGCAGTCCCCCCATCCGCGAGGCTCTCGTCGAAATCCACCTCGCGGACGCGCTTCTTGTCGCGCCAGAACTCGACCTGCTTGCGCAGCGTCTCACGCAGTTCATCGCCATTGTGTACCGCCTTGATCTCGATCCGCGGCTGCGAGCGGTCCGAGGTCTCGATGATGAGCGAGGAAAGCCCGAACATCCGATACCAGAACGGACGCTCCATCGACGTGTCCTTCACGCGGTAAAGCTCCACGTCGTCCATCTGCTGGTTGAAGACGCCCGCGGACATCCGGATCCGCTCGGTGGTCAGTTCGTGGCGGACGCTTCTCGTTTCGATGAAGATCCACAGCGCCCAGCCGAGCGGCAGCACCAGTGCCACCCACACCGGCGGGAAGAACAAGCCACCCACGGCGATACCGATAGCCAGCAACAGGGCAACGAGATACTTGCCGAGGTTGAGAACCTGCGACGGGCTGCCTTTCCAAAGAACTTCTTCGCTCACGATCGCAGGCTGCACGAAACCGGCCGGTTTCAACAAGTGGAGAATCCGTCGCGAATTGGATCACCGGATCCGGATCGGCTCCGACGAGATCTCCGCCGGCATCCCGCGGAGGTGCATGTCGAGGAAGAGCCGGATGCGGCGGTTCAGTTCCGGGCTGGCGAAGCCGTGGCCAGCTCCTTGCATGGCGACGAGATGGCTTTCCACGCCGGCTTTCTCCAAGGCCGTGTGGATGGTCGTCGCTTGGGTGAAAGGCACCAGCGTGTCCTTGGTGCCGTGGGCGGTGAAGAAGGGAGCATCGTCCTTGGTGACCCAGGACGCGGGCGAGGCGGCTTTCGCATTGCGGCGTGCCTCCGCTTCGTCGCGACCGAGGAGCTGGACCACCAT
This window encodes:
- a CDS encoding SPFH domain-containing protein; translated protein: MIADLLFSVGVTVAALLALAVAVYLFLGVRYIPHRRVGIIEKLWSASGSLTEGRIIALNGEAGFQAKVLRGGLYFGYPFWKFTIHKVPLVTVAEGRIGYVYARDGHPLQPVQTLGHFADCNGFQDAVGFLQNGGQRGRQRGILREGVYAINTAVFMVITEMGVHTGPISTEENRMAQFWREELQEQNGFIPVIVGNPKGKQSSEPPKPGGLAESDNVGVVTIHDGPSLEAGDVIAPEVRDTQGGSGHNYFQDPETFLKLGGRRGKQLQVLTDGTYFINRWFATVELKPKTLIPIGYVGVVIGYFGGDGTDVTGANFRYGEQVESGRRGVWKQALTPGKYALNPYALKVELVPTVNFVLRWISGQTENHRYDEHLTSIPIITADGYEPTLPLSLVLHIDYQKAPRVVQRFGDVNRLISQTLDPILTAYFRDVAQSSNMLDLLTHREEIQRLATEELGRRFEGYDINCVAVLIGRPESVHRKDGEDPIDALFDQLRQRRLAEEQKETFAKQQEAANRLKELNQAQAEAARQTHLTETQIEIEVSANRGSAQLAEAEKLAKREIAMAEGQARVAELTGKGEALRIRQIAEAEADKIARIGESEAEVSRQKVAAYGDNRLYALNLVAGELANSKQPLVPEKLVMLGGGEGGGAGAQAGIFQSMMQLLTAWDNMKETDAEAPPKIAPVEPTKAA
- a CDS encoding endonuclease/exonuclease/phosphatase family protein gives rise to the protein MNWPSFLPKPRLLVAAAASLTGSLPIIGWIGGAFFWPLDLFNHFQVQYALVLLLTTVVLLCLKSRRAAIMSAALLLVPLARIVPSHVAPDSKKPVGVPVRVASFNVFVSNDRYDDTLNWVREAAPDFIYFTETTEIWANELERLGDVYPHSIEEGTGFAFYSKLPITSHEIIRCSDIEFPLLVARITTPNGEVTVFAVHPLPPVTRHWSEALDEMMAVLAREVSRSSGPVIVAGDFNTTRWSHKSAPLQKVGLKDASHGKAPGATWMRSNSLISIPIDRLLFRGEGMHCSRFEIGPELGSDHRPLISEFAW
- a CDS encoding endonuclease/exonuclease/phosphatase family protein, translated to MADAIKWRTRLLPKPLPFIARLAALAGCFPILGFFGGIHWKMDLFNHFQVQYAVFIALAVIVLLAVKSFRLAAFAAVFLVVPAVRLAPCFFGTAGKPIGTPLRVATFNVLTSNMRYDDAVKWVQNTDPDVVFLPEVDAVWAEALRPLLASHPHSIDHLVEGNFGFALYSKLPIVSREIIPCGQMELPLLKVRLSGPKEEFIFYGAHPVPPTTEFWSNERNAFLHTLADQVSKETLPVIATGDFNATRWSHGMKPLWNAGLLDSANGHGAGSTWMRGSLLFAVPIDHVLFRAPGAVCTKRWIGPDLGSDHRAVVAEIAW
- a CDS encoding TIM barrel protein, yielding MTDLPGRTPHTPIAVNIEMWFEGSFAERIEQAAALGFPAIELWSWRDKDLAAGAGVLKRHGMIATQFTAWGFGQQINDPNFPKEDFAAEIAAACDAAELLPGCDRFCVVGGDDIPGLTKEQMHASVIEKLRAAVPVLEAKRKMIILEPMNPYNHPGHCLYGSADGIAICEAVGSPWVKLNWDLFHMQRYEGNLIDNLEKGKEWIGYVQFADSPARNEPGTGEIRYSEVFRKVRELGLPLPLGAECLPKGADARRAAERLYQADSESA
- a CDS encoding PH domain-containing protein, with the protein product MSEEVLWKGSPSQVLNLGKYLVALLLAIGIAVGGLFFPPVWVALVLPLGWALWIFIETRSVRHELTTERIRMSAGVFNQQMDDVELYRVKDTSMERPFWYRMFGLSSLIIETSDRSQPRIEIKAVHNGDELRETLRKQVEFWRDKKRVREVDFDESLADGGTAAGSDDQTVV